ATTCCCGAATTCGCCATTCAGGAAAGCCTGGAGATTCGCAGCGGAAATGAATTCTTGTCGGTGTTTCTCAGCCCCGAGTCACTGACTGCCCTCTTGCCGAAACCCACATCCGGGCTGATCGAAATTGATGTCGATTATGGTTTTCCGGTCACTTCTGCAGACGAACTCGCGGAGATGGACCTACCGATTCTGGGACTTCTCGACTATCCGTATGAACGTGCGGAGTGTCTCGTTACGCCGTTTGAATCGATTCAGGTTCGTGAAGAAGCTGGCGGTTGGACTGCATTGAGAACGTCACCACGCGGTCCACTTTGGGTCACTCCAGGAATCGACGGGGCGATTTCATCAGTACCACTCACTTTCGGTCGGGAACTCGCCGACTCAACACAGCAGTACATCGTTGATGAGTTGTCGCTCTTCACCCGGTTCCGAGAAGATGGCTCTTCAGAGACTGTGGCGACGATGATCGCTCTTTCGCCTCCTGTGCGAATGGTGATTCAATTCCCGGAGAATACCGAACTGAAGTCGGTCAGTGTCGACGGCGACATTTTGGAGCCCAGCACCTACACCTTTCGCAAAGAAAGTCCGGGAGAACTGACAATCACTCTCCCGATCGACTTGTTGGAGCGCCGACAAATCCAGGTGGTTTATCGAACTCCGTCTACCACTCCGTTCGGACACACCAGCCAACAACGATTCCAGTTCCCGACCTTCAAGAAGAGTGTCTGGGTCGACTCGACGACTTGGGAGGTCCAATTGCCCAAGGGTCATCACCTGTTCGTTTACCCACAGGTGGAACCGGAGTTTGAATGGACTCGAGATGGCCTCTTTTGGTCCAGAACGGTTCGGCCCTCCTTCGAAGCGGAACGGGAGACGCTTCTTCAGCAAGTCCCTGACGAGTTTCACTTCGCTTCAAATTACTACTCATTCAGCGGATTCGGTCCGGAAATCGAAGTCAAGTTCCGATCGATGAACCGCTCGTTGATTCTCCTCATCGGAGCTGGTTTCGCCCTGCTCTTAGGATTCGTTTTTTACAGATTTCCTGTCACGCGAAATGTCTTTTCACTGGTGGTGATTGGCTTCCTGTTCGCCCTGATCAGCGTCTGGTATCCGGAACCGCTTCTGTTGCTGTTACAGCCTGCGATCTTCGGAGTGGTGCTCGCACTGACAGCGACGTTTATCGATACACGTTCGCATCAGATTCAGAAGGCTTCGAATTCACGCTGGGGACAGACCAGCGACCACGCGCTACGTGACAGTCGAGAGGAAGAAGTCGACGTGGCCGCGTCCACGAAGCTGTATGCTCCCGCACAGTCAGACAGTTCTCACATGTCCCAAAATGCGGAGTAAGTCGATGGTGGGAAATCGTCGACAGCTCCGATTTTGCGTCCCGGCATTCGCCTTCTGGCTCACGTGGCAACTCGTTAGCGCAGTCGCAGTTGCACAAGTTTCTGAACTCGAGTCTGACTCATTTCAAAGCTCGCAAAACGTCAGCGCCGTCATCGAATCTGCCAAATACTCGGCGAGATTTCAGGACACTGATCTCGTTGATGGACAGTTTGAGTGGAAGATTGCCCGCTTAGGTGATCGGCCTACTCCCGTTGATCTGACTTCGTCGAACCTCGCGATGTCGCCGGAGAACGCCGACTCCGCAGCCTGGGGAACGACGCCCGATGGCAGGCAAATCGTTCTGGTGAACAAATCCAAATCGATAATCAGCGGCACATGGTCTCGCCGGGGAGACGAAGCACGCGACGTTGTTTTCATTACGTGTCAGTTTCCAGAAGCTCTCGATTCACAGTTGAGACTGGAATTACCTCACGGATTTGAATTGCAGTCTTCATCGGGAATAGTCACCTCATCAGAAGGGAATGAGGACTACCGAATCTGGTCCATTGATCTTGGTCGAGTCACTAAGACAGTGCTCACGATTCGTCGGAGCGATTTCACTGCGAGTCAACGTCCGGTTGTTTACACAGCTGATTCGGTTTATGTGGCTCGTCGAGCGGGACTTTTTGTGCAAACCGATCTTTTGATTTCCGGGATCGGCGTCATTCCGGACCGGATCACCCTGGAAGTTCCTCGGCAGTTTGCGATTCAGGCAGTCACAGTCGCAGGCGGAACACTCAGTTTTCAACGCGTGCCCGAACGTCCGCACTTAATCGAAGTCGATCTTCCAAAATCGTTTTCGAACGATCGCATTGCCCTTCGAGTGCAGGGACTTTATCCGCTTCTGATCGGTCAAATGCGATCGCTTCCGCTGATCCGAACACTCGTTGGTCGGGAGACATCACACAAAATCAGCCTGCGCGTCGATCCTCCGCTGGAACTTCAACAACTCAGACTCGACGGGTTTGTGCAGACCGATCTCGTTTCCGAACAAGGGACTGAAGTTTGGAAGTTCCAATCATTCGCCCAAGACAAATCAATTCGGTCTGTCATCGCGATGCCCAGACAGTCGGTCAGACTTTCAGTTCATCAACTGATTCAATCTGATGTACCGCTTCCCTGGTGCCTCATCATGCTGTCGCTGAGCGCCGAATCCGGAGCAGCTTTTGAAGCTTCGTTGAACCTTCCTGAAGGACTGGAAATTCTAAGTGTCGGAGCGAATCAACCATCCGCGCAAGTCGCTTCCTGGAATGTGGTCGGAGATCTGCTGCAGATTGACTTCCAGACTCCGCTGTCGACGACAACGCCCCGCAAAGTTGCTGTCTTCGCAAGATGTCCGGGACTAAAACCGAATACCGAGTTCACACCGCCTCTGTTGACCAATGCAGATGGACTGACAGTTGAGGCGAAGATCGACTGGGTGATTCCGAGCGATCTGGATGTTGAAGTGAGCGAACCAGCAAACTGGAACCGCTCAACGACCGAATACGTTCCGTCCCCTGAAACTTTAATCCTCGACATCGATTCTCTACCTAAGTCCGGGCAACCGCTGCTCACGTTGGCGCGCAGAAATGTCTCAACAGACGATGCTCCCAAATTCTTCGTTCGATCAAAGTCCGACGAGATATTTCCTGACGACGACCTGTCTCCACTCTCGGAGTTTCCTGCCGTCGAGCCGTTTGAGGAAGCGTATTCCGATACTGAAAGAGTGCAAGGAGATCTGCGAGTCGTTTCACAACTTGTCGAGACCAACGATTCTCAGCAAGTTCAATTGGTGCAGCATACGCTCCTAAGGTTCAACCGACCGGTTAGCGTCGATCAGCTGAACCTGACTCTAGACAGCAATTGTCGAATCTCGGCTGCTTCCATCGACCGCCAGGCGTTGACGGTGTTCCGCGATGGAAGCAAAGTCCTCTTTCCGCAGGAGATTCAGCAGATCACAGAAGTTGAACTCGTGTACCTCGTCGAATCCGAGACGATGTCGCTGACGCAACAATTTCAAGTCCCATTGCCGGAGACTGCGGTTCCGCTCAATGGTCTGGAATGGAAGCTTGTGACAACGGACAACTTTGAGTTCGTCCAAGCGAAACTTCCTGGATTCACTTCGAAGGTCAATTCGCAGCGATTCTTTTTTGGTCCATTAACGGATCTCTGGATGCGAACCGTCACCGATTCTGAAAAAGAGCGCGCCTATCAGCCTCAGAGTTCACTGACAACACCGACTCGTACTCTGATTCCGAACGATGAACTGACATTCCGAAGTGTCAAAACAGGTCGGGAAGTCACTTTCGTTGCCTGGAATCTCGGGATGACATGGAACCTCGCGTGGACCGGATTCTTCTTGAGTCTTCTGATCGGGGTCGGGGGACGCATGCAATCGATCGTGCAAGTGAAACATGCTGCTCCGTTTTGGATTGCAACACTGATGATCGCGCTCCTCTTCTTCGACAATGCACTGTCGATGATCCTGGGCGCCATGTTCATTGGCAGCGTGATTTCAAGTCTCATTCCCCTGCAATTTCGCCCCGTCAGTCCCAATGCGAGTCGTCGACCTCAGAAGAGCAAACAAAGAAGCAGAGCCCAAACCGTTACGGTTCTTCTCGTCATGGCACTCTTCACGTCTCGAGTGAGCTTCGCCCAACCCCAGCCGACGACAAATACCAACAACGGAAATCTCAATTCGTCAACCACCTCTGTTGGCACCGAGAGGCCATCTGAATATCTGCTCAAATCGTCTCACTATGAACTTGTTCAGACCTATCCGAATTACTTCGTCGACGCACGTCTGACCGTTTTGGTTCCGGACCGACAGCTTGAAACGTTCGTCTGGCTGCCGTTCGAAAACGTCATTTTCCCTCGCGGCGCTCAGTGCGAGGTAGACGGACGACCTGAGCCGTTGATTCCTCATCTTTCCGGGCGAGGAGTAGTTGTGCGAATCGAGCAAGTGACTCCTCCGATCAGGAACACAAACTTGGAGTCCTGGACTGAACACGAAATTCGCCTCGAATGGATGATTCAGGAATTCGCAGACAATCCGCCTCATGCCGGTATCCCAGAGGTTCTCGACACGCGGTTGACCATTCCGGGTCGTTCAGGTCTGAATGCGATTGAGCGCGATGGCCGCGTCTACGAGTTCGAAGATGAATCTTCGAGCCTCGACTTGGGAGGCGTAGGGCAATTGACGTTCGAAGGGACACTGCGAGCTGCTTCAACTTCGGATTCACCATTGCGCGCCGCGACCATGTTGACTGTTTCGCCTCAGGATTTTGATGGCCAAACAGTTTTAAGCGGTTTCGAAGACCTTTCCGATCGATTTCTCTACCTTGAGATCCCGGACGAAGTGACGATCGAACGAACGACCGGACGGGTGTTGAAAAACTCATTTCTGAGCCACGACACACAAGGGCAGGCATCCCTTGCACTCGAACTGAATCAGGACAGAACCAGCGACGATACGATTCAAATTGACTTCTCGCTGCCTGCTCCTCCGACTGGGAATGAACAACTTCTGGTTGTCCCGGAAATCGATTGGGGAGCGAATGTCGGCGAGCATCTGATCGGAGTACGACCACCAACTGGCTTCGAGATTCAGCTGAGTGAGAATTCGACAGGCATTGAGTTTGCGCTGCCGACAGAGTTCTTGAAGCTCAACAAATTCGCTGGCGGCCCTCCATCGATCGTTCTGCTTCAACAAGCAGACGCGAAAATCTCGGTCGACTTTTTCGCAAAACAGTCTCAAACAATCGCTGAGTTTCGCGATGTCCTCACCGTTCGATCAGACAGTGCCGAATGGGAGTCATTCGCTGAGTTGACGACTTCCGGACTCCCTTCGTTTCGTCAGGAGTTCGATATCACTGGCGGGGTAGTAATCTCCTCAGTGGTCGATGCCAGTCCTTCAGGAGATTCACCTCTCCGCTTCCATCAAGCTGGTTCGCGGCTGACGGTCTTCCTCTCCAAAGGACAACTCGGAAAGAGATCCTTGCAGCTACAGGGTACGATTCCACTCGAAGCAGCGAAGTGGGCACCAGTTCCGCAGGCGAGTTTGACCACCGGGATCAATCAGTCGCGCGACCTGACGGTAGTCGACTACACCAACTGGAGCTTCGAAATTCGAAACGCCAGTAAGCAACTGCTGCTTGAAAACCCCATCCCCGACTTTGATCCTTCCCACCCCCGAATTATCGCAGTCAACATTCCAGAATCAGATGAGTCACCCCTTCGCTTTCAGGTGACCCCGCCGGTGGGAGAACTCTCTGCTGAATGTGCTGTCCGCATGAGGTATTCCGGGCGGTCTCTGGTTGGGATGACACACATTTTTCGAGTGCAAACCGAAACCGCAGCGACGAGTCAAGTCGTCCTGACAATTCCCAAAACGCTCGGAAGCTTTCGAATTCCGTCGGGACAGCGACGAGAGTCAGTCATCGACACCGGTGACGAGACAGAACTTTCGCTCTTATTCAACTCAAATCGACTCAACGACGCTGTGATCACGGTCGAAACACAGTTCGCAGAGCCAATTTCATTTCCCAGGCAAAACCAGCTCGAGGAAGATGAGAGCCTGCAGATTCCGATGATTCGAGTGAATGAGCGGTCTCCCGAAAAGAAGATCCTGGTCATTCCTCAGCGTCGACAGCAGGGAATGACCATTCGATCGGGAACTCTCATCTCGCCGAAGCAGTATCCGTCATGGCTTCCGAACAACTGGTGGTCCGCGACTGGCCCAGCAGCTGTTGTTGCGTATGAGCTCTTGAGTTCAGAAATTGTCCTCGACCCGATTCGAACGAATCCGACAAACGAACTCGTCAGCCCCAGTTACGCGGAAACTATCGTCTGGCCGCAGGGAACTGAAGAAAGAATCCTGGCGAACTCGAGCTATTGGCTTCGCGTTGAACATCTCAAATCTCTCAAGTGGAGACTCGACGAAGGAACCATGATTGATTCGGTGACAGCTCGTGGAGGAACAGTTCTTGAGACGGAACAGTCAGAGAACAGCTTCCGCGTTACAGTCGAATCGGATCAGCCGGTGGTGATCGTCGACGTTCGATGGACAGCCAATCCAAACCCGGACGGAACATTCGCACTCCTGTCCGCCGAAAGTTCAGAGCCGTTCACTCATCTGATCGGAGTCGTTGAAACAAGTGCGGCTGTCCTCGATCCTCATTCGATCGATCGATCGAAGCGAATTGGAAAGCTAATGGCAAGATGGGATGCGTTGGTTGAACTGATCCCCGAATCACCATCAACCATTTCCATTGATCATGTTTTGATCCGTAATCTGAATGAAACTCGGCAGGCGATTCTCCACCTGTCGGAAAGTGGAGCACTCTCCGAAGCTGACGAAGTTATTGCAGTTCAAGTTCGTGAGGAATGGGATCGGGTTCAGGATCAACTCATCGTCACTTCGGATTTGACTGAGGAGGGAAGCGGAGCGACCTCTCAACAATGGGGAATTGAGGTTGCGAGTCCAACAGAATCGAACAACTCGATTGATTGGTTCTCTGCGTCTGAGGGCACAACGTTTCGACTGAAACGGATCCGTTGGTGGTCCAACTCCGGAATTACGTTCGCGGCTATCTGGCTCTTTCTGGCTGCTGCCATTTTTCTGCTTGGGCTGAAATCGAACGTCATCGCGAAGGCTGGCAAGTTTCTCGATCAGAACCCAGAAATCGCTCTCGTAACCCTCGGATTTCTGTGGGCTCTGCTGCTGACTCCCCCGATTTTCAGCCTTCTCTTCGTTCTCCCCGCTGCGGCTTTGGGAATTCGCCGGCTGATCCGAAAGTCATCGCGTACCGCTTAAGCACCAAGCGAGCCCTGAGTCGCCATGCATCCCATCTGAGGACTCTACGCCTCCTCATCGATGGCTATTTTGGGCTGTCCGTACCTGTCCATCGACGAATCAAGATCAGCTGATTTCTTCACAGCGTAAGAATCTGGCGAAGCTCTGTGCTGGTGATGACTTCGCGAGCACGGAGATCTGGGTATTTGTGCAACCGTTAAGAAGTCATTGAGTTTGCAGCATTTTGTCGCTTTGAAACGGGTGCATGAACGAGCGACAACCCTCTCGTCAGCCGGCCTGATGCTTAGTCATTAAGCGCGATTTGCAGGCAGAACGTGCTTCAATTGCTGGCATTCCAAGACATGAGATGAGCCCTGAATTGGTCGAATTCTCTCTTTTTTCATGGATTTTCATGCAGTTGCCAAACTCAATAACGGATGTGCACACAATCGGCACAGTGATTGCCTAATGACCAAATAGAGAATGTTGAGCGTTACAAATTCCGTCAGCGAGCAGTGCAGCCGCTGAACACTTTTTATCCAAATCAACTACGGGCAGGTCATCGCGCTCAAACACTGTCCACCGTTTGATGAATGTACAGATTGGGGATCATGATGAAGCGTTGGATTGCGCTCAGTCCGCTACTACTCTTGCTCGCGATGTTTGTTGTGTCAGTGCCGTCCACGAGTTGGGCTCAAGACTCCGAGGAAGAGACAGTTGCTGCGGAAGTCGAAGTAGAAGAAGCGGAAGTTGAAGAGGCAGAAGAAGAAGTTCCAATGACAGTCGATGGTCTCAAGGCTGACCTCGACTACACGATCAACACATTGATCATGATGCTCTGTGCGGTGCTCGTCCTCTTCATGCAGGCCGGGTTCGCGATGGTCGAAGTTGGGTTAAACTCTCAAAAGAACACCGTCAACATCCTGTTTAAGAACCTGATGGACCTGTGTATCGGCGTGATGTTGTTCTGGCTGTTCGGATTCAACCTGATGTATCCCGGAGATGACTACGCCGGTGAATGGTTGACCAAATTCACACCGTTCGTGGCACTTCAGGAAACACCAGACTACGACTATGGCTTCAGTGCATCTGCCGACTTCCTGTTCCAGGTCGCATTTGCTGCAACCGCAGCGACAATTGTTTCAGGTGCTGTTGCTGGTCGAATGAAGTTCACTGCTTACCTCGTCTACAGTGCGATCCTGACAGGATTCATTTACCCAATCAGCGGAATGTGGAAGTGGGGTGGAGGTGCTCTTGCTGAAATGGGCTTCCAGGACTTCGCTGGTTCGGTTGTTGTGCACGCAGTCGGCGGATTTGCAGGACTCGCTGGAGCAATTGCTCTTGGACCACGTCTGGGACGTTTCGGTTCGGATGGTTCTTCGAAACCAATTCCAGGACACAACCTTGCATTCGCTGCTCTTGGCGTCTTCATCCTGTGGGTCGGCTGGTACGGATTTAATCCTGGTTCACAGCTCACTTACTCAGGAGCATTGAACGCACAAGCCACCACCTACATCGCACTGACCACAACACTGGCCGCTGCTGCAGGATCTCTGACTTCCATGATCCTTGCCTGGGCGATGTTCGGAAAGCCTGATCTGACGATGGCGTTGAACGGTGCACTAGCTGGCTTGGTGGGAATCACCGCAAACTGTGACCGTGTCAGCCAGATCGAATCTGTCATCATCGGTGCTGTCGCTGGTCTTCTCGTAGTCCTGGCGATCGTTGCTCTGGAGAAGTTTAAAATCGACGATCCCGTTGGTGCCTTCCCTGTTCACGGCGTCTGCGGTGTCTGGGGTGGTCTGGCGACCGGAATCTTCGGCGACATTCCTTCTGACGACTTCCCGGACATGACTCAAGTTGGCTTCTTCATGGTCCAGCTCAAGTCGACAGCCATCATCTGTGTCTGGGCATTCGTGACAATGGCCATTGTCTTCTATGCACTCAAAGCGACTGGAAGTCTCCGAGTCACTGAAGAAGAAGAAGTGCAAGGTCTCGACATCAACGAGCACGGAATGCACGCTTACACGACGACTTAATTGAACGCAGTCTCAGCAGCAAGAGGCATCACGCTGAACCCGTTTATGCCGCCTCTGGACATGGATTGTCCAGAGGCGGTTATTTTTATTTCTGGCTCGCAGTATTTGCTGCCAGATAGGGAAACGCTAAGAACGAAACACACTCAGCGAAATCATTTCAGCTGAAACATCATCTTGGCGTTCTCTGATCATGCGAATCGAGAGAACAGTACGAGTTGTTCAACCGAGATGGTGAACCCAGCCTCCGGGAGACAACGCTGACAATTCGTTTCCAAGCTGGATTTGGATCTGAGTTCCCGCAACACACCTTCCGAGACGAGTGACCGGGGTCCCCAGCAACTCTCCCGCTTCCTCTAACCGCTCAGCAGCTTCGGAGTCGACGGTGAAGAGAAGTTCGAAGTCTTCCCCGTCAGTCAAAGCATGTGCGAGCCGTTTCTCGAACGAGAGGCTGTCATCAACGTCTTCGTGAATGGGAACGCGGTCCGCCTCCATGACAAATCCAACTCCGCTACGTCGGGAGATGTGCAGAAGATCGCCAGCTAATCCATCGCTCACATCAAGCATCGAAGTCGGTTGGTAAATTGCGAGAAGTTCTCTCGCTTCTGCGATGCGAGGAGTGAACGACAAGTGCCGCCCGGACTCCAAAGATCCGCCCAATCGACCGGTCACGAACAACGCGTCGCCGACTTTCGCGCCCGACCGCAAGACGGCCCCTCCGGACTCAACTCGGCCAAACACAGTCACGCTGATCATCAAAGGCCCGTCACAGGAATTCGTGTCTCCCCCAGCGATACTGACATTCCAGGTCTCTGCAAGTTCAAAGATCCCGGAGCACAAACGCTCAACATCCGCGCGTCTCAAGCTTTTGGGAATCACGAGACCGAGCAATGCCGAAACGGGAACAGCTCCCATGGCAGCCATATCGCTCAGATTCACTGCGAGTGATTTACGTCCGACGAGATCGAGTGAAGTTTCCCGAAGAAAGTGTGTTCCCTCGACAAGGCAGTCGACAGCGGTGACCCACTCCCAGCCTGACTCCGGACTGAGAATCGCTGCATCATCTCCGATCCCAAGCTTCAAACCATGGGTCGATGACGACTGTTTGGCGATCCAGTCAATCAGATCAAATTCTGGCCGATTTGATGACTTGGGTTTGTCGCTCATTTTCCGCCTGCAGATCACTGAGGTCAAAGAACGCGACACTCACCGGACGACGCGCTGAGTCCTCCAGTTCAGGGATCAAGGGACTCAATCGCAGCTTGACGCTCTACTCTTTCGCGCTGGCGACATTGACGTACACTTTCAACGCGGATCGATCGTTGGAGAGTTTGTCCATGATCGCTGCAGGGTCGTCGAAGCCGTCGATCGGCGTCGTCAGAATTCGCTCTGTCACTCCGGGGAACATCACCTCCGCAAGAGCGAGATCGGCGATTCCCTGATTAAAGTGGTCACGGTTTCCATTCACGCTTCCCACGAGAAGCTTGTTTCCGAGAACCCACTCAAGGTTGACCGCGTCCGAAGGATAATCGTGCAGGAGGTTCTTCCCACCGGTCACACTCGTCCAGACCAGTGCACCATTGCGAGCCAGAAATCGCATCGCATCGAAAGCAACGCGGCTACTGCCTGTTGCTTCAACGACGAGATCAGGAGATCCGACGCGTGATACGAGCTGCTCCATCGTTTCCTTCTGCGTACTCACGTATTCCGCGCCGTATCCGTTGGCGATTTCTTCCTTAAGCCCCGGATTGGGAGTTCTCGCGATCACGTAAACTTCCAAACCTCGCAGGCGAAGCATCATCGCTGTCAACAAGCCGATCTGCCCTGCCCCTGTGACAAATGCGAGACGAGGTTTCCAGACCTGTAAGCGAGTCTGTGCCAAGTAAGCCTGTTCGATGGCTTTCGCACACACACTCACCGGCTCAGCCAAAACTCCCAGCTTTCGCAATCCCACAGGAACCTTGACGACGAACTCACAATCGTCGACGACTTTTTCAGTCATGAACCCGTGACGCAGGTTGATTCCGCGCTCGTAATATTCGTCGTGGCTTGTGATGTCGTTCCGACCGATTTTGTCGAACAAGCTCGGGCCGGGACGTCGAACGGTACACGAACAAAAATCGCCGGGCTGAACGTTTGTGACGTTCTCTCCGACTGCTTCGACAATCCCGAAAAACTCGTGGCCAATGACCAGATGGCTGTCTCCTTGCGGAGCTTGGCCATATAAGCCTTCGTTGATTTCAGCGTCGGTGGCATCGACCCCGACCTGCAGAGTTTTCATCAGCACCCCACGTCCCCCGGGAATGAGATCAAGACGTGGTTCTGGGATTTCGGTCACATGAGCGCTGTTCTCCCGACCTGGTGTGACAGCAAGAGCTTTCATAGATGAATAATCCGGAAATATCTGTAGTGTGTTCCGTCGTATTGAAAATGATTGAAACGCAACAGCATCGCAGTGCATGGCAGTTCGTGTCAATTGTTCGGCGAAGATTCACTCTGAATAAACCGAAACGTCTCATTGTTCAGAAGTGGGGGTTGTTCCTATAATTTGCCTTTCCACCCTCCCAGCAGAGGGTCAATACGACTGCATCCGGGAAAAGATCCGTCCGATTCCATTCCATTGGGAAATCTTCCGGGGCTGACGAACCGGACCTGCCACACTATGAAACCTGAATTTATCCGCAACTTTTCGATCATCGCGCACATCGACCACGGAAAGAGCACGCTGGCCGATCAGCTTCTTCTCAAAAGTGGAGCCATTACCGCACGCGAATTCCATGAACAGTTGCTGGACGACCTCGATGTCGAACGGGAACGCGGAATTACAGTCAAAGCACGGGCAGTTGCAATCGACTACACCTACAAAGGCGACACGTATCAGCTCAATTTTATTGATACGCCCGGACATGTCGACTTTCACTACGAAGTTTCTCGAAGTCTGGCTGCGTGTGAAGGTGCGCTCCTCGTCGTTGATGCATTTCAGGGAGTCCAGGCCCAGACAGTTGCGAATGCATACGCTGCGATTGAAGCTGATCTCGAAATTATTCCGGTCGTTAACAAAATCGACTTGCCGGTCACACGTGTCGAAGAGGTGCTGGAAGAAGTCGAGAACATCATCGGTCTCGATTCGTCCGATGCCATCAAAGTCAGCGCGAAGCAGGGAATCGGCATCGAAGACTGTATCGAAGCCATCATTAAGAAAATTCCCGCTCCGAAAGGGAATCCGGATGCCCCGCTCAAAGCACTTGTCTTCGATAGTAAGTACGACCCATTCCGCGGCGTGGTGACTTATGTTCGTATCGTGGAAGGAACGCTCCGTAAAGGAGATAAGATTCGTTTCATGAAGAAGAAGTCCGTTCAGGATGCGAATGAAATCGGACAGTTCCGCCCCAACATGACAGCCTGCCAGTCTCTCGGCCCCGGTCAAGCTGGCTACATCATTACCGGCGAAAAAGTTGTCGGCAATATCTCCGTCGGGGATACGGTCACACTGCAGGGCGAGCCAGCGACCGAAGCTCTTCCCGGGTACAAGTCACCAAAGCAGATGGTGTACTGCGGAATGTATCCAATTGACTCGAAGGACTTCGAAAAGCTTCGAGACGAACTCGAACGCATGTCATTGAATGACGCGAGTTTTTCGTTCCTGCCGGAAACCAGTGACGCTCTCGGATTCGGGTTTCGTTGCGGGTTTCTTGGAATGCTGCATATGGAGATCATTCAACAGCGACTCGAACGCGAAGCTGATGTCGGTCTGATTCAAACTGCACCGAACGTCACGTACGAGCTCAAACTGAAGTCCGGCGAGGTTGTGAAACTTGACAATCCCGCCGATGTCCCCGATTCCGGGCAGATCGAAGAGTTTCGAGAACCAATCGCGCGAGTCACGTTCATTCTTCCAGCATCCAACATCGGAAGCGTGATGCAGCTTTGTGCTGATCGTCGAGGGGAATACAAAAACACTGAATACCTCGGAACAGACCGGGCTCAGCTCAGCTATGAATTGCCGCTCGCGGAAATCATCTACGATATGCACGACAAGCTGAAGTCGATCACGCGCGGCTACGGAACGATGGACTATGAAGTCATTGGTTTCCGCGACAGTGACCTCGTCAAGCTGGACATTCTTGTTAAAGGCATGCTGGTCGAAGCACTCGCACAAGTTGTTCACCGCAGCACAGCTGAGCGACGAGGTCGT
This DNA window, taken from Thalassoglobus sp. JC818, encodes the following:
- the amt gene encoding ammonium transporter, giving the protein MMKRWIALSPLLLLLAMFVVSVPSTSWAQDSEEETVAAEVEVEEAEVEEAEEEVPMTVDGLKADLDYTINTLIMMLCAVLVLFMQAGFAMVEVGLNSQKNTVNILFKNLMDLCIGVMLFWLFGFNLMYPGDDYAGEWLTKFTPFVALQETPDYDYGFSASADFLFQVAFAATAATIVSGAVAGRMKFTAYLVYSAILTGFIYPISGMWKWGGGALAEMGFQDFAGSVVVHAVGGFAGLAGAIALGPRLGRFGSDGSSKPIPGHNLAFAALGVFILWVGWYGFNPGSQLTYSGALNAQATTYIALTTTLAAAAGSLTSMILAWAMFGKPDLTMALNGALAGLVGITANCDRVSQIESVIIGAVAGLLVVLAIVALEKFKIDDPVGAFPVHGVCGVWGGLATGIFGDIPSDDFPDMTQVGFFMVQLKSTAIICVWAFVTMAIVFYALKATGSLRVTEEEEVQGLDINEHGMHAYTTT
- a CDS encoding glucose 1-dehydrogenase codes for the protein MKALAVTPGRENSAHVTEIPEPRLDLIPGGRGVLMKTLQVGVDATDAEINEGLYGQAPQGDSHLVIGHEFFGIVEAVGENVTNVQPGDFCSCTVRRPGPSLFDKIGRNDITSHDEYYERGINLRHGFMTEKVVDDCEFVVKVPVGLRKLGVLAEPVSVCAKAIEQAYLAQTRLQVWKPRLAFVTGAGQIGLLTAMMLRLRGLEVYVIARTPNPGLKEEIANGYGAEYVSTQKETMEQLVSRVGSPDLVVEATGSSRVAFDAMRFLARNGALVWTSVTGGKNLLHDYPSDAVNLEWVLGNKLLVGSVNGNRDHFNQGIADLALAEVMFPGVTERILTTPIDGFDDPAAIMDKLSNDRSALKVYVNVASAKE
- the lepA gene encoding translation elongation factor 4, with the protein product MKPEFIRNFSIIAHIDHGKSTLADQLLLKSGAITAREFHEQLLDDLDVERERGITVKARAVAIDYTYKGDTYQLNFIDTPGHVDFHYEVSRSLAACEGALLVVDAFQGVQAQTVANAYAAIEADLEIIPVVNKIDLPVTRVEEVLEEVENIIGLDSSDAIKVSAKQGIGIEDCIEAIIKKIPAPKGNPDAPLKALVFDSKYDPFRGVVTYVRIVEGTLRKGDKIRFMKKKSVQDANEIGQFRPNMTACQSLGPGQAGYIITGEKVVGNISVGDTVTLQGEPATEALPGYKSPKQMVYCGMYPIDSKDFEKLRDELERMSLNDASFSFLPETSDALGFGFRCGFLGMLHMEIIQQRLEREADVGLIQTAPNVTYELKLKSGEVVKLDNPADVPDSGQIEEFREPIARVTFILPASNIGSVMQLCADRRGEYKNTEYLGTDRAQLSYELPLAEIIYDMHDKLKSITRGYGTMDYEVIGFRDSDLVKLDILVKGMLVEALAQVVHRSTAERRGRATVKKLKEEIPKHQFEVALQAAIGARVIARETISALRKNVTAKCYGGDITRKRKLLEKQKEGKKRMKQFGQVEIPQKAFLSVLEAGKDG
- a CDS encoding thiamine-phosphate kinase; translated protein: MSDKPKSSNRPEFDLIDWIAKQSSSTHGLKLGIGDDAAILSPESGWEWVTAVDCLVEGTHFLRETSLDLVGRKSLAVNLSDMAAMGAVPVSALLGLVIPKSLRRADVERLCSGIFELAETWNVSIAGGDTNSCDGPLMISVTVFGRVESGGAVLRSGAKVGDALFVTGRLGGSLESGRHLSFTPRIAEARELLAIYQPTSMLDVSDGLAGDLLHISRRSGVGFVMEADRVPIHEDVDDSLSFEKRLAHALTDGEDFELLFTVDSEAAERLEEAGELLGTPVTRLGRCVAGTQIQIQLGNELSALSPGGWVHHLG